One Alkalicoccus halolimnae DNA segment encodes these proteins:
- the aroC gene encoding chorismate synthase — MRFLTAGESHGPQLTAIIEGVPSQLPLTAEDINEHLARRQKGYGRGRRMQIEKDQVQIMSGVRHGKTTGAPITLVIENKDWTHWTKIMGAEPLSEEEEKEVKRKITRPRPGHADLNGAIKYRHRDMRNVLERSSARETTVRVAVGALAQVILKQFNISLAGHVLEIGDVKAEQKPFESVKVLKDTTETSEVRCADENAGEKMKAAIDEAKKNGDSIGGIVEVIAENVPIGLGSFAHYDRKLDGKIAQSVLSINAFKGVEIGLGFEAARMNGSLVHDEIAYDADRGFYRKSNRLGGFEGGMTNGMPVVVHGAMKPIPTLYKPLQSVDIDSKEPFTASIERSDSCAVPAAAVVCEAAVAWEIAAAFLDKFGSDTMADIHKAFNDYQEEARNF; from the coding sequence ATGCGATTTTTAACTGCAGGAGAATCTCACGGACCACAATTAACAGCAATCATAGAAGGAGTTCCTTCCCAGCTTCCTTTGACAGCAGAGGATATTAACGAACATCTAGCAAGAAGACAGAAAGGGTACGGCAGAGGACGACGGATGCAGATTGAAAAAGATCAGGTTCAAATTATGAGCGGTGTCCGTCACGGTAAAACAACTGGAGCGCCTATTACCCTGGTCATTGAAAATAAAGACTGGACCCATTGGACGAAAATTATGGGAGCTGAGCCCCTTTCAGAAGAAGAAGAAAAAGAAGTAAAGCGAAAAATCACCCGGCCTCGTCCTGGGCATGCGGATCTAAACGGAGCTATCAAATACAGACACCGGGATATGAGAAATGTACTTGAAAGATCCAGTGCCAGAGAGACTACAGTTCGGGTAGCTGTAGGAGCACTGGCTCAGGTTATTTTAAAACAGTTCAACATAAGCCTTGCTGGTCACGTGCTGGAGATAGGTGACGTTAAAGCTGAGCAGAAACCATTTGAATCCGTAAAAGTTTTAAAAGATACGACGGAAACTTCTGAAGTCAGATGTGCAGATGAAAATGCAGGCGAGAAAATGAAAGCGGCAATAGATGAAGCCAAGAAAAACGGTGATTCCATAGGTGGTATCGTTGAAGTGATAGCTGAAAACGTACCGATTGGTTTAGGCAGTTTCGCTCACTACGACCGAAAACTGGACGGTAAAATTGCTCAGTCCGTTTTAAGTATTAATGCTTTTAAAGGTGTGGAGATCGGGCTTGGATTTGAAGCTGCCCGTATGAACGGGAGCCTTGTACATGATGAGATCGCTTATGATGCTGACAGAGGATTCTACAGAAAGTCGAATCGTCTTGGTGGATTCGAAGGTGGTATGACCAACGGAATGCCCGTCGTTGTCCATGGTGCTATGAAGCCCATACCAACGCTTTACAAGCCGCTGCAGAGTGTGGACATTGATTCCAAGGAGCCGTTTACAGCCTCGATTGAACGCTCTGACAGCTGTGCAGTTCCAGCTGCGGCTGTCGTCTGTGAAGCTGCCGTAGCATGGGAAATTGCAGCAGCTTTTCTGGATAAGTTCGGCTCTGATACGATGGCAGACATTCATAAAGCATTTAATGATTACCAGGAGGAAGCGAGGAACTTTTAA
- the trpE gene encoding anthranilate synthase component I has product MFSISKENFIKQAELYQTVALSVTVVADTKTPIQLFRLFDAEASFLLESKDPLSPWSSYSFIGLNPVKFLRDENETFVCRSSDNQKLWSESDLQTAWEKVMDSFHISPDLPDLPFPGGAVGYLGFEGFRYYEPRIETLQSGEHDAYFMFCETILAFHHEDEVLTVTHFQDTSEGAEAAYAEASGRLHGILNIIEQGKEGRFPMISADEQLEEDVFAGVTSNYTKSEYEEDVRKIKDYIAKGDVFQTVLSQRFELPVKSDGLSLYRVLRKVNPSPYLYYIRFPEQEIIGSSPERLVKADKTKELEIHPIAGTRKRGRNSEEDQALAKELAEDEKELAEHLMLVDLARNDLGRVSRYGSIKVHDMMNISYFSHVMHLTTKVTGILKENIHPFEALFSTHPAGTVSGAPKVRAVEIIQELENMHRGVYAGAIAYYGFNKAIDSCIAIRTIVLKNGTAYVQAGAGVVQDSVPELEWEETRNKAKALLFAIKLAEQRLEEEEVINNDTR; this is encoded by the coding sequence ATGTTTTCCATATCAAAAGAAAATTTTATAAAGCAGGCAGAATTATACCAGACTGTAGCTCTCTCCGTTACGGTAGTAGCCGATACGAAAACACCGATTCAGCTTTTTCGGCTGTTTGATGCGGAAGCTTCTTTTCTGCTGGAAAGTAAAGATCCGCTCTCTCCATGGTCCAGCTACTCATTCATAGGATTGAATCCTGTGAAATTTTTAAGAGATGAAAATGAAACGTTTGTCTGCCGCTCTTCCGACAACCAAAAACTCTGGTCAGAATCCGATCTTCAGACAGCGTGGGAAAAAGTAATGGACAGTTTTCATATTTCACCGGATCTTCCCGATCTTCCGTTTCCGGGAGGAGCTGTCGGGTATTTAGGGTTTGAAGGTTTCCGATATTACGAACCTCGTATAGAAACTCTGCAGTCCGGAGAACACGATGCTTACTTTATGTTCTGTGAAACGATCCTTGCTTTTCATCACGAAGATGAAGTGCTTACAGTAACGCACTTTCAGGATACCTCAGAAGGCGCTGAAGCAGCCTATGCGGAAGCTTCAGGGAGACTTCATGGAATACTTAACATCATTGAACAAGGTAAAGAAGGAAGATTTCCGATGATAAGTGCTGATGAACAGCTCGAAGAAGATGTATTTGCAGGTGTTACTTCCAACTACACCAAATCAGAATATGAAGAAGATGTCAGAAAGATAAAAGATTATATTGCCAAAGGAGATGTTTTTCAGACAGTTCTTTCTCAAAGATTTGAACTGCCGGTTAAGTCAGACGGACTTTCTCTCTATCGAGTACTAAGAAAAGTAAACCCCAGTCCTTACCTTTATTACATCCGTTTTCCGGAGCAGGAAATTATCGGGAGTTCACCAGAGAGGCTCGTTAAAGCAGATAAAACAAAAGAGCTGGAGATTCATCCAATTGCCGGAACGAGAAAAAGAGGAAGAAACAGCGAGGAGGATCAGGCTCTCGCCAAAGAACTTGCAGAAGATGAAAAGGAACTGGCTGAGCATTTAATGCTGGTGGACCTCGCGAGAAATGACCTTGGACGCGTAAGCAGATATGGGAGTATTAAAGTACATGATATGATGAATATTTCCTATTTCTCGCATGTAATGCATTTAACTACGAAAGTAACCGGAATTTTAAAAGAAAACATTCATCCTTTTGAAGCTCTTTTCTCCACCCATCCTGCAGGAACCGTTTCAGGAGCTCCAAAAGTCCGGGCGGTAGAAATCATTCAGGAACTGGAAAATATGCATAGAGGGGTTTATGCAGGCGCCATTGCTTATTATGGTTTTAATAAAGCGATAGATTCCTGCATTGCGATAAGAACAATCGTCCTGAAAAATGGAACAGCCTATGTACAGGCAGGCGCAGGAGTTGTGCAGGATTCGGTTCCTGAATTAGAATGGGAAGAGACAAGGAATAAAGCCAAAGCATTATTGTTTGCTATAAAATTAGCTGAGCAGAGATTGGAAGAAGAGGAGGTCATTAATAATGACACTAGATAG
- the aroB gene encoding 3-dehydroquinate synthase codes for MSERIEVESDSHSYPVLLENGLRYSFYHLLEDILPDHTKLMIIADETAASYYLEDLLASFPDSAKPVVTILPSGETSKSMVQYERLLTECLQEGLDRKSVIAALGGGVAGDIAGFTAATYMRGIRYVQIPTTLLAHDSSVGGKTGINHPLGKNMIGAFHAPSAVLYDPEMLISLPEKEWRSGFAEVIKHAFISSPEFFVWLQNHVHKLSSVDPSTLEKMLKKSIETKVAVVQEDEREAGVRAHLNFGHTLGHAIEAELGYGKTTHGEAVAVGMIFAMRLSEKFYGIKLPIEETVKYLEKLGYYLKLQKQVNAEKLLFIMKRDKKASGGSMRFVLLPELGRAELVDIREEMVLDLLEEEELT; via the coding sequence ATGTCTGAACGAATAGAAGTTGAAAGTGATTCTCATAGTTATCCTGTTTTACTGGAAAATGGCCTGCGGTACTCTTTTTATCATTTGCTTGAAGATATTTTACCTGACCATACAAAACTGATGATAATAGCTGATGAAACTGCAGCTTCTTATTATTTGGAAGACCTGCTGGCCTCCTTTCCCGATAGTGCGAAACCGGTGGTAACCATTCTCCCTTCCGGAGAAACCAGTAAATCTATGGTTCAGTACGAGCGCCTTTTAACGGAGTGTCTGCAGGAAGGTCTTGACAGAAAATCAGTCATTGCAGCTTTGGGAGGAGGAGTTGCCGGAGACATTGCCGGCTTTACTGCTGCTACGTATATGCGGGGTATAAGGTATGTCCAAATTCCCACTACTCTGCTTGCACACGACAGCAGTGTTGGAGGGAAAACGGGTATCAATCATCCGCTTGGTAAGAACATGATAGGAGCTTTCCACGCTCCCTCCGCGGTTTTATACGATCCCGAAATGTTAATCTCTCTCCCGGAAAAAGAATGGCGGTCCGGATTTGCTGAAGTCATTAAACATGCATTTATAAGCAGTCCTGAATTTTTTGTCTGGCTTCAAAACCACGTTCACAAATTATCTTCTGTAGACCCTTCCACCTTGGAGAAGATGTTAAAAAAATCTATTGAAACAAAAGTTGCTGTAGTTCAGGAAGATGAAAGAGAAGCTGGTGTCAGGGCTCATTTAAATTTTGGACATACGTTGGGACATGCCATTGAAGCAGAGCTCGGTTATGGAAAAACAACCCACGGAGAAGCGGTAGCTGTGGGGATGATATTTGCTATGAGACTGAGCGAAAAATTTTACGGGATAAAGCTTCCGATAGAGGAAACGGTGAAATACCTTGAAAAGCTTGGTTACTATCTGAAGCTGCAAAAGCAGGTAAATGCAGAAAAATTACTTTTTATTATGAAAAGAGATAAAAAAGCTTCTGGAGGATCGATGCGTTTCGTGCTGCTCCCGGAACTGGGCAGAGCTGAATTAGTCGATATACGTGAAGAGATGGTACTGGATTTGTTAGAAGAGGAGGAGCTCACGTGA
- the aroH gene encoding chorismate mutase: protein MIRGIRGATTISENQETEILSATEELMQEIAAKNAIEPENISHVIITVTEDINATFPARALRDLYGYTFVPVMCAQEIPVPGSLPFCIRLMVTADVSLEQHEVKHIYLNEAEKLRPDLSLTKEQGTR, encoded by the coding sequence GTGATCAGAGGAATTCGTGGAGCAACCACTATATCTGAAAATCAGGAAACAGAAATCCTGAGTGCTACAGAAGAACTGATGCAGGAAATCGCTGCAAAAAACGCTATTGAACCTGAAAACATTTCCCACGTTATAATAACAGTAACAGAGGATATAAACGCCACTTTTCCAGCACGGGCACTGCGGGATCTCTACGGATATACGTTTGTACCAGTAATGTGTGCCCAGGAGATTCCTGTCCCTGGAAGCCTTCCTTTCTGCATCCGTTTAATGGTTACTGCAGATGTCAGCCTGGAACAGCATGAAGTTAAACATATTTATTTAAACGAAGCAGAAAAGCTGCGGCCGGACTTATCCTTGACAAAGGAACAGGGGACGCGTTAG